In Hirundo rustica isolate bHirRus1 chromosome 2, bHirRus1.pri.v3, whole genome shotgun sequence, one genomic interval encodes:
- the LOC120748936 gene encoding C-type natriuretic peptide 1-like isoform X2 encodes MLLSRLLPLEPESTLTEEDTKEGSSFGPQLLSSTLPFLPSGARAARPSLWRKNLASRKWALPGDWAWKAVPRGCFGLKLDRIGTFSGLGC; translated from the coding sequence ATGCTCCTTTCACGATTGCTGCCCCTGGAACCCGAGTCCACGCTGACCGAAGAGGACACGAAGGAGGGGTCCAGCTTTGGTCCTCAGCTGCTCTCCTCCactctccccttcctcccatCTGGGGCTAGAGCTGCCCGTCCATCCCTCTGGCGCAAGAACCTTGCCAGTCGCAAGTGGGCACTGCCTGGAGATTGGGCCTGGaaggctgtgcccaggggtTGCTTCGGGCTGAAACTGGACCGAATCGGGACCTTCAGTGGCTTGGGGTGTTAG